A window of Chloracidobacterium sp. N contains these coding sequences:
- a CDS encoding RAMP superfamily CRISPR-associated protein — MSKPWVRRMLTAELLSDAHFGTGSGGGGIDALISRDRYGRPVIWASHVEGVLRDAARRLFSNQVAENFFGRAGGDYQRSDRQRAIFTSLYVKDDPESHIWRATARESFDNRAPKDDTLRVVEYVPKGTQLTGEVELPEDELLTLQRLVQEVDRLGSGRAAGAGRVRLSLSENPVPLRNVSGAKGILRLLLRNRDPLCITATATPDNLIPSLAFIPGRALLGAMAAWLIAEGEQCAAALLTSGRVSVGDALPLPCAPTKLEDVEVLPAPLSLQSEKPQGVAGDVPWWAQPIAPTKRVDAWQVEEKLKRPEDDLFVFRAYASASWVCFRPARRVRLRNGRPDPHQPGASLFAIEQIVEETYFLTELCGSPEDVQQLTEKLGPVLAGQRWLRIGRAGAPVEVVQLAGLDAATTANVTDRMRLTLTSDLLVRDELLRWRTALDETALKALLGNDIQLGRSLQDSVPVYGFNGTSRLWRMPAVAIRRGSVFEVSGSGCAALVARAAKHQWLGERTHEGFGRFRLDVVLPGMQGETAGSHAPTPTGDVSEEAIAATTQDWFNAHKSLARTGSASDRKPSLSQWLDLVGDLERAAPQALPSRINPQTAGGRNWKHPDARAVLEKLAALPPEQQKLYARFFVRWLRAELRRQVKESQ, encoded by the coding sequence GTGTCCAAGCCATGGGTTCGCCGGATGCTCACTGCCGAATTGCTCTCGGATGCGCACTTCGGCACGGGTTCGGGAGGGGGCGGGATTGATGCCCTCATTTCGCGCGACCGCTATGGCCGCCCCGTCATCTGGGCCTCACACGTTGAGGGTGTCCTGCGCGATGCCGCGCGAAGGTTGTTCAGTAATCAGGTGGCCGAGAACTTCTTTGGCCGCGCAGGTGGCGACTACCAGCGCAGCGACCGCCAGCGCGCCATCTTCACCTCGCTGTATGTGAAGGACGACCCCGAAAGCCATATCTGGCGCGCCACGGCGCGTGAGTCCTTCGACAACCGCGCCCCCAAGGACGACACGCTGCGGGTCGTTGAGTACGTGCCCAAGGGGACACAGCTTACCGGTGAAGTCGAGCTGCCGGAGGACGAGCTGCTGACGTTACAACGGCTTGTCCAGGAGGTGGATCGCCTTGGCAGCGGGCGCGCTGCCGGTGCCGGGCGTGTACGGCTCTCGCTTTCTGAAAATCCGGTGCCGTTACGTAATGTGAGTGGTGCGAAGGGGATTCTCCGGTTGCTGCTCAGAAATCGCGATCCGCTCTGCATAACCGCCACGGCCACACCTGACAACCTGATCCCAAGCCTCGCCTTCATCCCTGGTCGCGCATTGCTTGGCGCGATGGCGGCCTGGCTCATCGCCGAGGGTGAACAGTGTGCAGCCGCACTGCTCACTTCAGGAAGGGTGTCGGTCGGCGATGCACTGCCGTTGCCCTGTGCTCCCACAAAGCTGGAGGATGTCGAGGTCTTGCCGGCGCCGCTCTCACTTCAGAGTGAGAAGCCACAGGGAGTAGCCGGCGATGTGCCCTGGTGGGCGCAACCCATAGCGCCAACGAAGCGGGTTGATGCCTGGCAGGTTGAAGAAAAACTCAAGCGCCCGGAAGATGACCTCTTTGTTTTCCGCGCATATGCAAGTGCGTCCTGGGTGTGCTTCCGCCCGGCCCGCCGGGTGCGTCTGCGCAACGGGCGGCCCGATCCGCATCAGCCGGGTGCCTCCCTGTTTGCCATTGAGCAGATCGTGGAGGAGACGTATTTCCTCACCGAGCTTTGCGGGTCGCCGGAAGATGTGCAGCAACTTACCGAAAAGCTTGGGCCCGTGTTGGCTGGGCAACGCTGGTTGCGCATCGGTCGCGCCGGTGCACCGGTCGAAGTCGTGCAGCTTGCCGGGCTGGATGCGGCAACAACCGCCAATGTCACGGACAGGATGCGGCTTACCCTTACGTCAGACCTGCTTGTGCGTGATGAGCTGTTGCGTTGGCGTACGGCGCTCGATGAAACCGCATTGAAAGCCCTGCTGGGTAATGACATTCAGCTTGGCAGGTCGCTGCAGGACAGTGTGCCGGTCTATGGCTTCAACGGCACTTCGCGCTTGTGGCGCATGCCCGCCGTGGCCATCCGGCGTGGGTCGGTCTTTGAGGTATCAGGTTCGGGATGTGCCGCGCTTGTGGCGCGGGCCGCAAAGCATCAGTGGCTTGGTGAGCGTACCCATGAGGGCTTTGGGCGCTTTCGCCTTGATGTGGTACTCCCCGGCATGCAGGGCGAAACCGCTGGAAGCCATGCTCCGACGCCGACCGGTGACGTTTCCGAAGAGGCGATTGCTGCGACAACACAGGATTGGTTCAACGCACACAAGTCACTGGCAAGGACTGGCAGTGCCAGTGACCGGAAGCCAAGCCTCTCGCAGTGGCTTGATCTGGTTGGAGACCTCGAACGTGCTGCCCCCCAGGCGCTCCCCAGTCGCATCAACCCTCAGACTGCGGGCGGCAGGAACTGGAAACACCCGGACGCCAGGGCGGTTCTGGAGAAACTCGCGGCACTTCCACCCGAACAGCAAAAACTCTACGCACGCTTCTTCGTGCGCTGGTTGCGCGCGGAGCTGCGCCGGCAGGTGAAGGAGTCCCAATGA
- a CDS encoding RAMP superfamily CRISPR-associated protein, with the protein MTTKLTLFTATLVQDSALSVSGLDRESSADQPFTLVDGVPTLVGRGLKGAAVAMARRCFDPLPRAVSDDIQHGALRRSAWEFTDATTTGTPRLRAGVGIRHKTGARAAGVLYDREVMPAGTQWNLYIRVDRSYTLDDAEFTEAEGILGYILSEHWAKGRCWLGSAVARGLGWCHLENLTAYRFDDMAYETWVKSGRTTLPAALPAVPVVSPTRSWCFRTLDVNISFGEYKPNPDDAVWGLDMFAVGPHDTERAVQPTGDGQWAKPVWAMKTGTPDALATDRALLMENGRPLLPGASVRGVLRHAFSRMARAGGKDVKDPHLVQGDVGCEDPAGNAFGTVSRSSRILIRDARAEDGWAAARLHMHAEDEFSAGSYGTAKRDAVRLLRGTFPVRIVVEGATAEEVTPLIQLIDRQVALGALGHLPIGGHKTRGAGWGRWEKGGGWVNHDVTKTRDWTPPKESGEDTSQDIPSRHSMIETSGPSDACVRTETGEVTTPLTLGAAAKLAKAALGGRTLVAWWCDPTIDLTLTAPPATFGRQWPPDDATLQVDEVAFYAERAVWRAVRTHDGARYVLIEEVASDENGAKQTRVIHTPARLHGFLRFSSANTGPGSVLLREWHVGDEILGFTLEKVLTPGKVITPGSLPTALPAGDDLFRLTPEKELR; encoded by the coding sequence ATGACAACCAAACTGACGCTGTTCACGGCCACGCTCGTGCAGGACTCGGCGCTTTCGGTTTCAGGTCTTGATCGCGAAAGCAGCGCCGACCAACCCTTTACGCTCGTTGACGGCGTGCCGACCCTGGTGGGGCGGGGACTCAAAGGCGCTGCGGTGGCCATGGCGAGGCGCTGCTTCGACCCGCTGCCACGCGCTGTCTCTGACGACATCCAGCACGGCGCACTGCGCCGCTCCGCGTGGGAATTCACCGATGCCACCACTACAGGCACGCCACGTCTTCGCGCCGGCGTCGGCATCCGCCACAAAACCGGGGCCCGCGCTGCCGGCGTCCTCTACGACCGTGAGGTGATGCCTGCTGGCACGCAATGGAACCTCTACATCCGGGTTGACCGCTCCTACACGCTGGATGATGCCGAATTTACCGAGGCTGAGGGCATCCTGGGCTACATCCTGTCCGAGCACTGGGCCAAAGGGCGCTGCTGGCTCGGCAGTGCTGTCGCCCGCGGGCTTGGCTGGTGCCACCTTGAAAACCTGACGGCATATCGCTTCGATGATATGGCCTACGAGACGTGGGTAAAGTCTGGCCGCACGACGCTTCCAGCGGCACTACCGGCTGTGCCAGTCGTCTCACCAACCCGCTCGTGGTGCTTCCGTACCCTTGATGTCAACATCTCGTTCGGTGAGTACAAGCCCAATCCTGATGATGCCGTCTGGGGCCTCGACATGTTTGCCGTCGGTCCACATGACACCGAGCGCGCCGTGCAGCCGACGGGTGACGGTCAGTGGGCCAAACCCGTGTGGGCCATGAAAACAGGGACGCCCGATGCACTGGCGACCGACCGCGCACTGCTGATGGAGAACGGTCGGCCATTGCTCCCCGGCGCAAGCGTGCGCGGTGTCCTGCGGCATGCGTTCTCACGTATGGCGCGCGCAGGTGGCAAAGACGTGAAAGACCCGCATCTTGTCCAGGGTGATGTCGGCTGTGAAGACCCGGCGGGAAACGCCTTCGGCACGGTCAGCCGGAGCAGCCGCATCCTCATCCGTGATGCGCGTGCTGAAGACGGGTGGGCCGCCGCCAGGCTGCACATGCACGCGGAGGACGAATTCTCGGCCGGCTCGTATGGAACGGCCAAACGCGATGCCGTGCGTTTGCTTCGGGGTACGTTCCCGGTGCGCATCGTTGTTGAAGGTGCAACGGCTGAGGAGGTCACGCCGCTCATCCAGCTCATTGATCGCCAGGTTGCACTGGGCGCGCTGGGACACTTGCCCATCGGCGGCCACAAGACACGTGGGGCCGGTTGGGGGCGCTGGGAGAAGGGGGGCGGTTGGGTCAACCACGATGTAACAAAGACGAGAGACTGGACGCCACCGAAGGAATCCGGCGAGGACACATCACAGGACATCCCTTCACGGCATTCCATGATTGAGACTTCCGGCCCTTCTGACGCCTGCGTACGAACGGAAACCGGCGAAGTCACCACTCCGCTCACGCTTGGGGCAGCCGCGAAGCTGGCCAAAGCTGCGCTGGGCGGACGGACGCTCGTTGCGTGGTGGTGCGATCCGACCATTGACCTGACGCTGACCGCCCCGCCGGCAACGTTTGGCCGGCAGTGGCCGCCGGATGATGCAACGCTGCAGGTTGATGAAGTCGCCTTTTACGCCGAGCGCGCCGTCTGGCGTGCCGTGCGCACGCACGATGGGGCGCGATACGTTCTCATTGAGGAAGTTGCTTCGGACGAAAACGGCGCGAAGCAGACCCGTGTGATTCATACCCCTGCACGACTCCATGGTTTCCTTCGTTTTTCGTCGGCCAACACCGGCCCGGGCAGCGTACTTCTGCGCGAGTGGCACGTCGGTGATGAAATCCTTGGTTTCACCCTCGAAAAGGTTCTCACTCCAGGGAAGGTTATCACTCCAGGGAGCCTGCCAACGGCATTGCCAGCCGGTGACGATCTCTTTCGCCTTACGCCCGAAAAGGAGCTGCGCTGA